In Phragmites australis chromosome 16, lpPhrAust1.1, whole genome shotgun sequence, one DNA window encodes the following:
- the LOC133895994 gene encoding transcription factor IBH1-like, producing MEEWRRRRGSGGRRPSPRAALRRKVRKLRRLVPGGEDAPARSLLLRTADYIVRLRARVELLRTLAALYGAPQPQVAGADACMS from the coding sequence ATGGAGGagtggcgccggcggcgggggagcGGCGGGAGGCGGCCGTCACCACGCGCGGCGCTGCGGCGGAAGGTGCGGAAGCTGCGGAGGCTGGTGCCCGGCGGAGAGGATGCGCCGGCTAGGAGCCTGCTACTCCGCACGGCGGACTACATCGTGCGGCTCCGGGCCAGGGTCGAGCTCCTCAGGACGCTCGCCGCGCTCTACGGCGCCCCGCAGCCGCAGGTCGCCGGTGCCGACGCGTGCATGAGCTGA